A window from Falco naumanni isolate bFalNau1 chromosome 3, bFalNau1.pat, whole genome shotgun sequence encodes these proteins:
- the CRH gene encoding corticoliberin: MKIPLLVSTGILLVALLPCQECRALSKSPAAAHGALRQPDFFQQQQQQQQQQQTLPVLLRMGEEYFLRLGNLNKRPVGSFSASSSSTSHLQPEASASNFFGAAVQQLQQLPERSLGSPEEGETEGEAVEREKRSEEPPISLDLTFHLLREVLEMARAEQLAQQAHSNRKLMEIIGK, encoded by the coding sequence ATGAAGATCCCGCTGCTGGTCTCCACGGGAATCCTGCTGGTcgccctcctgccctgccaggagTGCAGAGCTCTCAGCAAGAGCCCGGCAGCTGCCCACGGGGCTCTGCGCCAGCCAgatttcttccagcagcagcagcagcaacagcagcagcagcaaactctGCCCGTCCTGCTCCGCATGGGAGAAGAGTATTTCCTGCGCCTGGGCAACCTCAACAAGAGACCCGTCGGCTCTTTCTCCGcctcttccagcagcaccagccacctACAGCCCGAAGCCTCCGCCAGCAACTTTTTCGGGGCGGCGGtgcaacagctgcagcagctgcccgaGCGCTCTCTGGGGAGCCCTGAGGAGGGCGAAACCGAGGGCGAGGCCGTGGAGAGGGAGAAGCGGTCCGAGGAGCCCCCTATTTCTCTGGATCTGACTTTCCACCTCCTGAGAGAAGTCTTGGAGATGGCCCGAGCCGAGCAGTTAGCGCAGCAAGCTCATAGCAACAGGAAACTGATGGAGATAATCGGGAAATGA